The Actinomycetota bacterium genome includes the window GCCAGAGAGGAGGTTGCCCTAGAAGGGCTGCTGAAGTGGATCAAGAAGACCTTTCGATTGAGGAAGAAAGTTGGAGCGGCAAAGCTTAAGATGGGCTACTTTGCCAATGTCATTGATATCGGAGGGAATATGGGAATCGCCATTTCAACCGATGGGGTGGGGACGAAGGTTCTCGTCGCACAAATGATGGGCAAATACGACACCATTGGAATAGACTGCGTAGCCATGAATGTCAATGATATCCTCTGCGTAGGAGCAGAGCCGATCTCCATGGTGGATTACATAGCAGTTCAGGAACCACATCCTGACCTACTGGAAGAGATTGGAGAAGGGCTTTATCGAGGAGCTCAAATGGCGGGGATAACCATCCCCGCCGGGGAGATAGCTCAGCTAAAGGAGTTAATTAGGGGCAGGAGGGAAACCTATGGCTTTGATTTGGTGGGTACATGTGTTGGCATTGTCCCTCTCGATAAGATGATCATGGGGCAGGATATCCAAGATGGGGATATTGTACTGGGTTTGGAAAGCAGTGGCATTCACAGCAATGGTTTAACCTTGGCACGTCAAATTTTCTTCGACAAGATGGGTTTTGATGTCAACAAATATTTCGATGAGTTGGGACGGACCATTGGCGAGGAGCTTTTGGAACCCACCAGGATTTATGTCCCCGAGATC containing:
- the purM gene encoding phosphoribosylformylglycinamidine cyclo-ligase — encoded protein: MNLKGERPDKIEKSEHLTYARAGVDSAREEVALEGLLKWIKKTFRLRKKVGAAKLKMGYFANVIDIGGNMGIAISTDGVGTKVLVAQMMGKYDTIGIDCVAMNVNDILCVGAEPISMVDYIAVQEPHPDLLEEIGEGLYRGAQMAGITIPAGEIAQLKELIRGRRETYGFDLVGTCVGIVPLDKMIMGQDIQDGDIVLGLESSGIHSNGLTLARQIFFDKMGFDVNKYFDELGRTIGEELLEPTRIYVPEIMEILNSGLNVKALIHITGDGFLNLTRVASEVGYVINYLPEPPPIFSLIQKLGNVTDEEMYKVYNMGIGFCLVVAPDDLASALEIIKKHDIRSHQMGYVRGGKRRVIIEPRKLMSKGNRFYEY